The Venturia canescens isolate UGA chromosome 10, ASM1945775v1, whole genome shotgun sequence genome segment TGATTCGATagaaattttgacaaattttgctTTGGAATGCTGGAATAttcgttttcaaaatttattaaaaaaaaaaaaaaaaaaaaaaaaaaaacaaccaaaTTGTTCGAACAGAATAAAATACTCATTTTCACTGCAAGAGTTTCAAAGAAGACCCTGACGTTTGAGATCTTCGTAAGTTTTTCGATTGACGACGTTGCCAAGGGAGTCCTCGAATTCCTCCTCCTGTTCGGGCTGCCATCGCTCGGCTTGTTTTTGAGACTTCAATTTTTCCCAAAGAGCAAGAGCGTCTTCGATTTGTGTGACGTTGGCGAAATGCGCGGTGTTTGGAATGCCGAGACAACGCATGCCATGGGCGTGTCGCCATTCGGCAAAATGTCGTTGGAAAGCTTTGGGTCCTTTGTACGTGAAATTACCACAAATTTCACAGTTATAACTGATGTTCAAACCGTGAAGTTTATACAACCAGTAGGGAATCGGCTTGCCGTCCCAACCCAGAGGCAAATTTTTGGGATTATAAGGAACTTCGTTGTCGTCCTCTTCCTCCGATTCGCTCGCACTTGCCTCGGCATCCGAGTCCCCGCGTTCACCCTCGGTTCTGGCTTGCTTTCGTTGCACATTTTCCTTCGTGGCGACTCTTTGACTAGAAACTAACTCTGCCAGCTTGTAAACCTGAGCTTCGAGCTTGGCAATATCTTTTTGCTTAGCGATATCCTTGCTCCTCGTGTGACctctttttttactcttcgCCAGCAAATTTGGATCGAGAGAAGCTTCCCCTTTGGTACTGAATAATCGTTGTGCTCTTTCTTCCAAAGTTCCTCCGCATTTGAGGCCGAGGGCCATCAACGCGGACTTCAATCTGTCCAAACCGAGGGAAGCCAATTCTTCCCACGAAGAGAAAGCGCTTAGCTCCAAATGAGCGCCGACATGGGTCATAGCACTTCCGGTTTCTTTGGGCCAGCCAGGAAAAGTATTGCCTTCCCACTGAACTTCGAATTGCCTGTGAGCTTCTTCCACTTCCAGACTCAGATCGTGCAAAGGTTTTACTCTTGTCAAATATTCTGTCAAATAGGTTAGCAGCGCCTCTACGTAACGTCTGTATTCTgcgttctttctctctctcggtaTATCGAACAAATGATCAAACGTGGACAAGTATGTTatataatcgattttttctatacCCTTCAAgtttatgtatttttcgtaacacTCGTGAAGATCCAAGTACTTTCCATAACCCTCTTCGTCCGTAAACTCAACCAAATTGGCCAATTCCTCCGTTGGATTCTCTCGCATCTTCGCCAATTCCTCAAATTCTACTGACATTGGAACACTTATCTCATTGGGATGCCGACGATAAAATTCTTTGATGGATTTGAGACGAGAGTAAAATTCAGAAAACTCGTTTGGACCGGACAGTGCTTGTACCTGAAAATTTAATACTCGTAATATAGGAAAGCAAGTATTGAGACAACAAAAATGTATGTTGAATTTCtctttgaaattaaatatgaGGATGAATTCGAGCTTAAGCTTGATTGAAGCAACGATTTAGAGGTTAGAATCCGTTCACGACGATAATTAAGGTTGAAATCAATTACAAAATTGATCTAAGGTTGAATCGAACAAAACCTGaacaaatttaataaattataaCGCACCTCTTCCTTCCTCTGTCCATCTTTATCTTCGTATAAATCTTGCAAATGTGCTGTGCTGTCCATAAACTGATCGAGCAACATTTTGAGCCGATGTTCGGAGTTTATATTTTCTCGATGACCAGGTTTTTTATGCAGCATTTCTTTGACCATTGCATCAACGAGACGTTCTCTCTCCTCGTGATAACGTCGTTGTTGCTCCAGAATCGTTTCCATTGTCTCCACAAAGCACAATAACGAATTATAAACAAATTCCGCGTCCTTTCACGATACTTGACGATACTGAACCCGTGTAAATGTGGAGTCAACTCAGTCAACCATTAACTAGGCAAAGCACGAGGCAAAGAGACGACAAGAGGATAGAGATATGAAGAAGAGTGGAAAAATCACTAGGACTCAACAACCAACCTGCTAACACCAAGGTTTAGTTTCAAATGTTAAGCACAGATGTCGCCACGATCGTTTTCGTCAATAGAGGTTCTCAACTTTATCGACAATCGGTACAGGACTCATATATGTTTTTACGAGGcacatttatatatacgagttgaCCGTGGAGTTGACCCACCGCTCCTTTTCATAATCACCGCAATGGTGTATATGGTTGATCCAATAATGAaaaggaacatgaaaatcaaGCAGGGCACACGTTTCCTTGCACACAGTTCagtaaattagaaaatttgaaaaagtacAAAGCCACCTATAATAAGGagagtacgaaaaaattgatgatacaaatatatttttcagaaggtttagaacgtgaaaattatgaaCATAATTGAATGAACTCGAAAAAGTAAAACGTTTCTATTCATAACATGCGTAAATGTATTGCGTATTTAGAGtacaaataattataaaaatgataacaaaaaaatatatatttttgtaattcaGATGGTGTATTATCAAAGCGTTTATTAAATTCAGCGAAATAATGAGGCAACAGAAGCGCCACGAGGTGTTTAGTCTAATGTTTCAACGCTATTTGCTCTCACGATTTTACGTATATAtcacttttaatttttctacaTACCGATATATGTACATGATTATACAAAGTatcaatatatattcatatatatgcataaattaaataaatatttatacatatatatgtatataaacatGTCCTATTAGTTTTCGCGTTTTGCTAAGAATTCAATGAATTGAATAGTTTCGTAATTATTCCAACGATGAACTGTGCTTTGGCTCGAGTAAGTAATACTTGAGTTTAAAAGACGTAGCATTGGAAATATAACCGCATAAAACAAATCACTTTATTCTTGGTGATCAATAAAACGTATGCAATGATtattaataatgaattatcCGTTAATTGCGATTTATCATTAATTATTATGGGCAGAAGTCTATCGGAACAAATCTCCCTTGTCTGAGGACtagtgttttcttttttgcctatttcatgattaaaaaattgcagCATTAATAAATCCTCGGCGAGAGATGGTAAattaggagaaaaaaaatcgtctttccaccatgaatttcaattccgAGTTTCCCCcctttttgtcattttatttttaggcACGTACGATGATAGACCGATCGAAGAGCTGTTCtcaatgataaattttgtattcttttaaatttcataattttgaaCTTAACAGTTGTCGGCGATACGAATTTCCGCCCTCGAATAAATTGCCAATGATTGCTCCATTCGTTATTTTCTCAggtataattataaaaaaaaggttgtcTGTACAGAATTCAATTGATCGCTGGTTATTTGATTTTCATATGAGCGATTTCAACGAATTATCACTtctcgttttttgtttccccCGGAAATCAGACGATTTGCTCGCTCTGGCAAGCGTAAAAAATAGTTTGGTACACCCACGCATTATCGGCTTTATAAAATATACATATCACGCATCTTTGTctcttcatgtttttttttctttcttctttcatttttcttactccttcaaaaacgtttatttgaaaaatatttttactctTTCTGTCGTATCTTTCTGACGCCTCGACTTCGATTCGAAAACGTTTAATCTTTTCATCACGATTTTTCTAATTGTAAAATTGCAACATGCAAAGAACACAATTTTTCCCCTTTCTcttatcgttaaaaaaatgcaCGGCTCTCAAATCCTTTAGAAACTCGCTTAAATTCCTTATCGCGATTTTACTCCGCCAATCGAAAGGCCCCGGAGTTCGCCATCGGTAttatgttttttcgtttttttccttttctttttttatattcaaaaattttgagataTTATAGAACGACCGATTCAATATCGCTCGATTGAATTCATCAAATGAATTTCTCGGAGATCGATTGCATTCTTATACGGAATATTTCGGACCCGATTTGTTGATAGGCGTTAACCTCAAGCCTTCAGCGAGCATTCTTGCCTCGAGGTCTTGATCTTCGCTTCTGTATCTGTAAACAAATTGTTACAATTTTATTCACAttaataatttcattctcaaagaaagataatgaaaaatcgttcaaaaataaataacacaATGAGATTTTTAATCTGAGCACTCACACGTGCAGTAAATATTAATCAATGCGACATAAATCAAAcacaaaaatcatttcgattgttaaaaattaaattgggTGTATCTTGCGCAGTAGGATTAAAATGAGTCTCTTTGTTTTTCGCATCGCAGTCAATTTCGCTTTTTTGTTTACACTGCAATTATTTGGGACGTTAAGTCGAGTGTTTTTAACGTGAGCGCAGTTCTTACCCGGTCCAAATTTTTCGAGTCAACTGCGCGCAGAGTTGTGCATAATTAAGCGAAGCCGTGCTGTGATCCTATTAACCTCTTGCCCaatgtttctttttcaattttcgtttcttGTGTTTTAatagttaatttttttttctggggTATATTCAGCAGAATAAGAATCTTCGTATGTTTTTTCACGATGGACTGATTCTTGTTTGTTGTTAACTAATGTCGAGCTGTTATGGGGGGGGAGCAAGAAGAACCCATTGCTTAATTACATCTAAACCAAGCGAATCAGGAGTTATTCCTGAATTATTTCACTAATTATTAGACAATTGATTAAAATAAACAATCACGTTGATCGGTGAAGTCTAAAAACAGTCGAAGAAAAAGTTGTAATGTCAAACATGCTAATAGTGCAACCAAACGAAAGAGGATCGAGCCAAGCAAGATGCAAAAAGCCAGGAATTTTATAAAACCATGCGAaaatctatgaaaaaataatcgatgatTTCTTGCACAAAAACGcgttgaggattttttcttgCATATCTGCGCTCATTCAGTCCCGATTGAAAAGCGCAGAAATCTCGTTCCTCAATGCCAGAagataattaattatttgtaAGGAAATGAGATATGCAATAAGAATAGCGAAAAGTGCAAAAAGCATGGACGGGGTGTCGGATGTGGATGTGGATATTGGATAATCAGCGGTAAACGACCGGGACGATTTGGCAGGATGAGTTTTGAGTGCACTGAGTGACGGGCACGAGGATCTACGCCACCTTTGTCGCTCCTCTTCCAGCAGTGCTATCAGGGAGTCACGCTTTGCAACTATTTCCAACATTTCAGTCAAGATCTCGCCTTCTTTTTTCACGTCGGCCCTCGTCTTTTTGTCATCTATAAAACGAGAATATTAtactcaaaagaaaaatttgtttttttttttacatatttatgtgcattttttttccaattgttaattataaaaacatattttcgcgTCTAAAGATATTTTGTTCCTAGTAACGAAAATGTTTACCATCATCAGCCAATCTTTCGCGTAATTCCTGCTCTAATCTCTCATGCCGATCCTCCAGTTGGACTTCTTGCGCCCTCACCAATAATTCCTTCTCGTATCTCCGCAGCTCTGTTCGTTCTCTCATCAAATCGAACCATTCCCGTAACAAGTCAGCCTCTTCACGATTCGAACAAtctaaaaaacaaattttattacattattcgatcgaaattttcatgagcAACACGAATAATTTTCCCACTTTTCGTTTACCTCCTTCGCCTCTGAGAGCTTTTTCTACGCTGACGCCTCTGCTTTCCAGCTCTCTTTGTTTCACTTCCGTTTCTTCTAACTTTCTTTGTATTTCTTGAGCCATTCGTAACCTAAAGAAGAACAAAAGCACAAACAGATAAACTTATCTTCTATTCTTAACCATTGCCTagtaattttttctcatttaacTTACCTTTTCAGTTGAGTTTGCCTAGCAGCTCTTTTAGCTGATTTAGTTTTTCGAGGTATGCTACTGCAGGAACCATCGCCGGGGTTCGTTTTGTTGATTTGGGAGGTTGATAGGGCTGCTGTTTTCGAGTCCTCTTCTGACAGACTGTCATCTATACGATGCAAAATGTTTTCCTTCCTTTCACTTATGCAATAACACCCTTAACCGAAACGTGCAATTCTCTCCCCTTTTCCAATGAAACGAAAGTGCAATGAGGAAATTGTGTTTTGCTTACCCGAGACGTGAACGGCGGTGAGATTGTAATTTATTGGTGGTGGAGGAACAGGGGGTGAGCTATCCGTCAAGAAATTCCCAACCAGCATTCCTTCGCAAACGCTCCGTGGTCTCGTCTCCATTTTATCAGGGCTCGCAGTTTTATCCAACTTGAAACAATAAGGtttagttaaaattttttaaaattgcaaCATtgggataaaaagaaaaatccacGCTAGAGAGGCTAAAAACATTAATGCTGAgctagaaaataaaattagcaTACTATCTGGAGATTTAATTGGACTGTATACTAAATCGTCCAGGCTAAGAAAAACATTGCAGTAGTAACTCGGGTAGCAAAATTgtctttctcgtttttttagaagccaaaaaataaatcgttcgCTAACAATTAGCATAAAATTAAACaactcattgaaaaataaaaaattatcaattaaaaaatgttttaaaatatCTGTATACAATGAGCAAATTTAAAAACTAATTAGTACGAATTTTGCTTACATCCGAACCCTCCGAATATGATTTATATAACTGAAAcatttggaaagaaaaaatacggaCTATTAAACATCAGTGTCCTTGAAGTCCTCGAAGAGTATCCACACTTAATAAATAGTCACTCAATAAAAACGAGTCTTCTCGAGAAAATGTAGTCGAGTATTAGCAGGAGTTATTTGATCGAGTATATTTAGTAATCGTTGGAGAACGAGTATaggcagtaaaaaaaaattcaccttTGGTTTATCCTTATTTTTGGAGGTCAATCGGAACATAGAGCCCTTGTCCTTCTGGTGGTTAGGTGAGGAGGGAGAGttgtcttttttcttgaaaaaatcggAAACAGCTTTGATGATGCTTTTTCGTCTTTCAGGATCTTTCGGTGATTTCTTTTTATCCCTCTTGATGACGAGATTTTCATTGTCAGATTTGGTGGGTGAGTTGGTAGCGTTCAATTCGTCCATGGACTTGGCGTTGCTACTGGGCAGTGTATCCGGTTGATTTTTCTTCGCGAAAGCTTTGAAATTATCCGTGCTTTTGCTGGTCTGCAATTTGTTCAGCGTTTTATCAAGAGTGAAGCTGAGATGTCGAGTTTTGCTTTCTTGGCTGGTAGCGAGTTCCTCGTTTGTTCGTTTGTCCTCCATGGACAATTGTCTGCGGGGGACTTTGAGCCTGAGTTCTCTGATTCTGTCCTCAGGGCTGAGACCCAGATCTTGGTCGCTTTTGAGACGCGCACGTTCGCGAGCTTCCTGTTTCGCTTTTTCCGCAGTTTTTCGGGCCTCCTCGTGTTTCAGTCGGGGCGGAGCAACGGGCGTCTTGAAATCACGGGGATCTTCGCGACTTTGAGGTCGAGAGGAGGCCAAAGACGTGAGCTCGGTTTCGCAGCGTTGACTCGAAAGACTGGACAAGAGGCTCGGATTACTGGAATTTCGTGTCAAAGTCGAAGAGGGTGATCCTTGAAGACTTTTCTTAGCTTCGGCGAAAGTTGTTCTGACTGGACTATTGACAGGGGTTGTCAAAGAGGtcggaacgaaagaaatgggaGCCGCAGCTGGAACGGGACTTGGAACGTTGGAAAACAAAGTTGTCGTTGTTCCGAATGACGAAGTTCTGGCGGCTCTTCTAGCTTTTTTCTCGGCTGATTTCTGTTTGTGAGCTTCCATTTTGTCCATCAAGAGATCCTGGATgagtgttttttgtttcgttctcTCGCGCGTCAATTCCTCGAGTTTCCGCGAAGTTGCGGGCGAGTTGAATGCTTCGGTATTTATGTCTTGCtgatttctcgtttcttcgACGATGTTTTCGGTCTTTAATTGAGGCGAAGAGCTCTTggagttttttctctttgattTTCTCACATCTATCGAGTCTTTGGCGTTACTGAATTCGGCAATGCGGGATTGAAGACGTTTTACATACTCCAGATAGTCTGGATTATTCGCGTCATTAATGGATTTCTCGTCGTTAGTTTCGGGTTGAATTTCCGGGATGTTTGCTTGATTGCGAGAAGCTTCGATCGACAAATCAGTCGCGAGATCGATTCGTGGATTCACGGGGCTCGCGAGAATCGTTATAATCTCGCTCGTCGTCGTGTCCTCAGTCGGTTCAACTACCAACAAACTATCCTCTTCCATCGAATTAAAAAGCTCGCGATTCACGGCTTCGTTCaattcttctctcttttcaatatttcccaAACCGATCTCAACCGAtttatcacttttttcaaagaatttccCACTCAATCGGTCCTTGACGTCGTCCATCGTGACGGGATTAATCTCAATCACGTTCTCGTCGTCCCAGTGTTCGTCTTCGgagcaaaaatcattttccatctCGTCGCGAGCGATTGGCGCGTCCAATGGTTTCATTTCTGGTTTTTCCGGACTCGAAGAACTCGTAATATTCACAAATTCGACGTAGCCACGATTTTTAAGCAGGGAAATGTTGGTCGCATCCCGTAAGCTATCGTCGAGAAGTGACTCATTATCGGTGTCCATGTAATCGATGTTTTCTCCGTTAACCAAGAGCTTGGATGTGTCGTTGCTCGGAGCGTCGAGCGGACGATCGAATCGTATGGAGTCGAGTTCAATATCCGTGAGATCTTCCTCTTTCGCGATTCTCGCCGGAGCAGTtccagacatttttttctctcgactaCCCCGATTTCTTCGTATCGTTATAAATTCGGGATTAATATCAAATTCAACGTCGCGCATATCATCAGCGACGACGACTTCGCCGTCCCGAGCCCATTCGGAAAATTCTGTTTCCGTTAGCGCCGCGGTTGTCACGTCGTTCTCAATGGAATCATCGTGTTTCAGTGACGCGCTCGATGTTGGACTGCTACAATTACTTTTACCGTTGTTACTCTCGGTTagttgcaattttttcaagttgttGTTAACCGCCTCGAGCTCGACGGTGATTCGCGGAGTTTCCGCCTCGTTTTCATCGTCCCGTAGGTCGATAAATTCAATGGAATCGGGTTCGAAACTCGCGGCGATTTCCTCGTCGTTCTCTACCGCCTCTCGATCGCCTCCGACGTCCACAAGCAAATCGCCGTCAATTTGTATTCTTGGAGTTTGAATTTGTAATCTTGGAGGCGAGAGATTCGGCTCTTTAGCTCTTTTAGCTTCTTCCGAATCGTCGCTTTCGCTCGATGACAGCGAGTCACTGTCGATCTCCGAGTCTTCAGAACTCTCGTGACTTCTCGTCCCTTCATCCTTGACGTTTTTGTTCCAATCCACTTGGGGCACGAGAATTGAGGTTTCGTGCAACGGACTTCGCGGTCTGCAAACGTCACTCTCTTCCGTCGCGATCTGTACTGGACCAGCCAGTTTTTCTACGACCATTGATTCCGTGgtgtctttctttttttcgctcgTCTCTACGCGCGGTATGTTGGGCTCGGTTTTTGACTTAAGAATATTTGTTTCTTTCACTAAGTCTGGTAACTGAACTTTTGCCTCTTCAGTGGGTATCTTTGAATCGCTCGAGTTTTTCGCAACAGTCGATATTGCCCCAGGTCGGAAGGTTTTGAGAGGAGAGCTCGTGAAAATTGCCGTTGGCGAAATCGGCGATATTTGAGCATTTACTCCACTGGTACGGAGCTTGTTTGTACCCTGGAGAAACGCTTGCATCGTTGGACTCGGCTCCGGAGCTGGATTCAGTAATTTTTGATGCTGCGATATCGCGTCCGATAAATTTCTCAGTCTCGTATCCACGTTTGAGGTTGAACCCGATTTGACGACCGAACCGGCCAATACTGATCCTCCAAGCAAATAACgctttttcaattccaaagaTAATTTCGAGGCGATTCCCTCGGTCGAGTGGGTACGATTCAACAAGTAATCGCCTTTGCGTGGATTCACCAATGGACTTGGCATTTTTTCCCTGTTCATCCTCATCGCCACATCTCCTGATTTCGCCACCGTTTTTTCAaccgttttttcttccttcgtcGCTGATAATTTCGAGAATTGTAACTTAACACCCGGCTCTTTCGTCTGTTTCAAATTCCCATTGATCGACGATATCACACGACTTTTTATTTGCACCTTTTTCGGCTCGCTCGTCTGACCACGATTTTTCTTAACGTGCGCGTCGTTGATCGTTATCTCCGGGATTTCGTGCTGCGTTGGCGTTGTTCCATCATGTTCGAACTCCGAATCCGTCGATATTTCGGTCGCTGAATTTTCCTGACtctccgacgacgacgaaTTGTCCGAAGCGACCTgagaattatttgaaaaatatcaaaaaggtTTCAACTGTTGCGTAgaatttttgttacaattacAACTGTTCATTCTTCGTGCGAGAATTATTGCGGATAAAACAACGACATACAGAGCACGATAACTCGTCAATTAGTAACGTGAGGGAGCGAGAAACTTTGAGACACATTaataaagtattttttt includes the following:
- the noi gene encoding splicing factor 3A subunit 3, with the translated sequence METILEQQRRYHEERERLVDAMVKEMLHKKPGHRENINSEHRLKMLLDQFMDSTAHLQDLYEDKDGQRKEEVQALSGPNEFSEFYSRLKSIKEFYRRHPNEISVPMSVEFEELAKMRENPTEELANLVEFTDEEGYGKYLDLHECYEKYINLKGIEKIDYITYLSTFDHLFDIPRERKNAEYRRYVEALLTYLTEYLTRVKPLHDLSLEVEEAHRQFEVQWEGNTFPGWPKETGSAMTHVGAHLELSAFSSWEELASLGLDRLKSALMALGLKCGGTLEERAQRLFSTKGEASLDPNLLAKSKKRGHTRSKDIAKQKDIAKLEAQVYKLAELVSSQRVATKENVQRKQARTEGERGDSDAEASASESEEEDDNEVPYNPKNLPLGWDGKPIPYWLYKLHGLNISYNCEICGNFTYKGPKAFQRHFAEWRHAHGMRCLGIPNTAHFANVTQIEDALALWEKLKSQKQAERWQPEQEEEFEDSLGNVVNRKTYEDLKRQGLL